GAAGAATGAGCTTGGAGATGTCTTGATGACGTTTATGAAGCAGACAGGGGAAATTATGGCCAATTCTGATATGAGACTAAAGCAGGTAGAGACTGATGTGCAGAGCCTGGGCATTCTAATGAAGAGCATCGATACTCAGATGAGCCAGATTTCACAGGCTGTGGGTATTCAACATCAACCGGGCCAGTTTCCCTCACATACCATTGTCAATCCCAAGGACTGCAAGGACTGCAAAGCCATCAATCTAAGGAATGGCAAAAGCTATGAATGTCCAACCATGCCTGCAGAGAAAGAGAAGATCTCGCAAGAAGAGGTGGTTGTAGACGATGTAgtggaagaagaggaagagccAGTGAAGGAAGTACCGCCTCCCAAGGAAAACACTGTGATACCTGTACCCCCAGTCGAAGTGAAAATTCCATTCCCACAGCATGTGCAGAAGAAGAAGCTAGATGATCAGGGCTTTAgattttttgacattttcagAAAGGTACACATCAACATTCCGTTGATAGAGGCGTTGCAGCAAATGCCTAGCTACGCCAAATTTATGAAAGATGTTATCTCCAAGAAGAGGAGATGGGTGGAGCACGAGACCGTCAACTTGACGAAGAGCTGTAGTGCCATTATCCAGAAGAAACTGCCCGCTAAGATGAAAGATCCTGGAAGCTTAACTATATCGTGCATAGTGGGGGATAGCCAAGTGGGCAAGGCACTGTGTGACTTGGAAGCGAGCATTAATCTTATGTCATTCTCGTTCTTTCAAAAGCTGAAGATTGGGACAATGAGGCCCACCACCATCACACTCCATATGGCCGACCGATCTGTGTCGTATCCGAGGGGGATTGTTGAAGATATACTCATCAAAGTCAATGACTTCATCTTCCCTGTGGATTTTGTGGTGCTTGATATGGAGGAAGACCGCAATGTTCCTCTTATACTGGGTAGAACTTTCCTAGCTACAGGGAAGGCAATGATCGACGTGCAGAAGGGAGAGCTCACACTCCGACTTAATGATGAGAGCGTCACATTCTCCATCTACAATGCAATGCAGAGGCACGATGATGAAGATGCGTGGAGAGTAGAGCACTGTAACATGGTTGAAGTGGTCGATGATTGTGTGAAGGAAGTGACTTAAGCCATTTCGCCACAAGATCAATTGGAGCGATGCTTGTCGCAATCTATCTTCTCTCCTTactataatgatattaatgaGCCTAATACcgatttgttaaattttgtaGGTGCTCTTAATTCAGCAGAGGAGGTCCTTAGGTTTCGACAGAAATTCTTGCCGTTGAGAGATCCGAATGAAGAGGAGTAGAAGGAGGAAAAGAAAGAGGAACTGAAGCCGTTGCCGTCACACCTTAAGTATGCATTTCTCGGGGAGAATGATACTTATCCGGTAATCGTATCATCCTCACTCACAACTAATGAACTTGATAAATTGCTTAGAGTGCTTAGGAAGCATAGGGCTGCAATTGGGTGGTCCATCTCGGACCTTAAGGGGATAAGTCCTACGGTTTGCATGCATAGAATCCTTCTAGAAGAGGGGTCTAAACCCAAAGCTCAAAACCAAAGGAGACTTAACCCGATAATGCAAGACGTGGTGAGGAAGGAAGTGCTTAAGTGGTTAGATGCCGAGATTGTCTATGCTATCTCGGATAGTGATTGGGTAAGTCCCACCCAAGTGGTAGCTAAGAAGGGTGGGATGACGGTAGTAAAAGGGGGAGATGATGAGATGATAGCCACTAGGTTGGTAACCGGGTGGAGCGTATGCATAGATTATAGAGCCCTTAATGCAGTGACTAGAAAAGACCATTTCCCTCTCCCGTTCATTAACCAGATGCTAGATAGGTTGGCAGGGTATGAGTACTACTGCTTCTAGATGGCTCCTCCGGATATAATCAGATCTTAATTGCCCCAAAGGATCAATATAAATCTGCCTTTATTTGTCCTTATGGTGTGTATGCTTTCAGGAGGATGTCATTTGGCCTTTGCAATGCCCCAGCCACTTTTCAGAGGTGTATGATTTCCATCTTTCATGACATGGTGGAAGATATAATGGAAGTCTTCATGGATGACTTCTCCATCTTTGGTAACTCCTTTGATAATTGTTTACAAAATCTAACTCGTGTTTTGCAGAGATGTGAAGAGACACACTTGGTGCTCAACTGGGAGAAGTGCCACTTTATGGTGAGAGATAGCATTGTGCTTGGGCACAAAATATCTGCAGGAGGACTTTAGGTGGACAGGGCCAAGATAGTGGCGATTGAGCAGTTGCCACCAACATCCAATGAGAAGGCTGTGAGGAGTTTCCTTGGTCATGTCGGGTTCTATAGGCATTTTATTAAGGATTTCTCTAAAATTGCTAGGCCTTTATGTCATATACTTGCTAAGGATGTTAAGTTTGATTTCTCTCTTGAATGTTTGCAGGCCTTCGAGACATTGAAGAAGGTGCTTGTGAGTGCACCCGTGCTCATCTCACCGGATTGGTCACAGTCGTTCGAGATCATGTGTGACGCTAGTGATGTGGCCGTGGGATCTGCTTTGGGACAGAAAAGAGACAAGATTTTTAGGGTGATCTACTATGCAAGCCGGACCCTAGATGCGGCGCAGgcaaattatactactaccgAGAAAGAGATGTTGGAGGTGGTGTATTCGTTCGACAAGTTCCGTCCCTATCTCATTGGGGCGAGGACTATTGTGTTCACAGACCATGCCGCCACTCGCCATCTTTTCGTCAAGGTGGATGTCAAGCCGAGACTGAAACGGTGGGTCTTGCTTCTACAGGAATTTGATCTAGAGATTCGAGACAGGAAGGGATGTGAGAACATGGTAGCTGACCACTTGTCGAGATTGGAGCACTGTTTTGAAGGGG
The nucleotide sequence above comes from Salvia hispanica cultivar TCC Black 2014 chromosome 5, UniMelb_Shisp_WGS_1.0, whole genome shotgun sequence. Encoded proteins:
- the LOC125189588 gene encoding uncharacterized protein LOC125189588, whose amino-acid sequence is MHPQENIHEAWKRFKHLMKICPNHGLSPGQQIVIERVASNDDGWKNERSKTYRVASASDVDKMDMMSKLLDFLTSKFGSMETEPTRLESEEVNYVHQGGNNRNFNNNYRHNQGGGNFNNFGNKAHPNLSYGNPHNALQPPPGFQVSNGQVIEPKKNELGDVLMTFMKQTGEIMANSDMRLKQVETDVQSLGILMKSIDTQMSQISQAVGIQHQPGQFPSHTIVNPKDCKDCKAINLRNGKSYECPTMPAEKEKISQEEVVVDDVVEEEEEPVKEVPPPKENTVIPVPPVEVKIPFPQHVQKKKLDDQGFRFFDIFRKVHINIPLIEALQQMPSYAKFMKDVISKKRRWVEHETVNLTKSCSAIIQKKLPAKMKDPGSLTISCIVGDSQVGKALCDLEASINLMSFSFFQKLKIGTMRPTTITLHMADRSVSYPRGIVEDILIKVNDFIFPVDFVVLDMEEDRNVPLILGRTFLATGKAMIDVQKGELTLRLNDESVTFSIYNAMQRHDDEDAWRVEHCNMVEVVDDCVKEVT